In a single window of the Hydrogenobaculum sp. 3684 genome:
- a CDS encoding DNA-3-methyladenine glycosylase III produces MNLLELYKIFLDSYGYQNWWPVDIDYHKTHNTDPKDEIIIGAILTQNTNWKNVEKALENLKNYKLLSLKAIKHVDIELLKELIRPSGFFQRKANILKDISNIDIEPTRGTLLNIKGIGKETADSILLYAYNKPYFVIDMYTKRIIKRLFGLTFKEYDEYADFITSNIPQDIDIYKEYHALIVEHAKRCCQKTPNCDECILKDECLNKNVIFSV; encoded by the coding sequence ATGAATCTGCTGGAGCTTTATAAAATTTTTCTTGATAGTTATGGCTATCAAAACTGGTGGCCAGTAGATATCGATTATCATAAGACCCATAACACAGATCCAAAAGATGAGATTATAATAGGAGCAATACTTACCCAAAACACAAACTGGAAAAACGTAGAAAAGGCTTTAGAAAACCTAAAAAATTATAAACTTTTAAGCCTAAAAGCTATAAAACATGTAGATATTGAGCTTTTAAAAGAACTAATAAGACCATCTGGTTTTTTCCAAAGAAAAGCTAATATACTAAAAGATATATCAAATATAGACATAGAACCCACAAGAGGAACTCTTTTAAACATTAAAGGTATAGGGAAAGAAACCGCCGACTCGATACTTCTATATGCTTACAACAAACCTTATTTTGTGATAGATATGTATACAAAAAGGATTATAAAAAGGTTGTTTGGACTTACCTTTAAAGAATACGACGAATACGCAGATTTTATAACTTCTAATATTCCACAGGATATAGATATATATAAAGAATACCATGCACTTATCGTAGAGCATGCTAAAAGATGCTGCCAAAAAACTCCAAACTGTGATGAGTGTATACTTAAAGACGAATGTTTAAACAAAAATGTAATCTTTAGCGTATAA
- a CDS encoding EscU/YscU/HrcU family type III secretion system export apparatus switch protein, whose product MDEKEKKAIALKYERGKDNAPRLVAKGKGYIAQKIIELAKENQVPVIQDEKLLSAAYNLDIYEEIPPELYKAVAKVLVFVEKLKKRL is encoded by the coding sequence ATGGATGAAAAAGAGAAAAAAGCTATAGCATTAAAATACGAAAGAGGAAAAGACAACGCCCCTCGTCTTGTAGCAAAAGGGAAAGGTTATATAGCCCAAAAGATTATAGAACTTGCTAAAGAGAATCAAGTACCTGTTATCCAAGATGAAAAACTCCTATCTGCCGCTTACAACCTAGATATTTATGAAGAGATACCGCCAGAACTTTACAAAGCTGTCGCAAAAGTCCTTGTTTTTGTAGAAAAGCTAAAAAAGAGGCTATGA